The following proteins are encoded in a genomic region of Nitrospiraceae bacterium:
- a CDS encoding sigma-54-dependent Fis family transcriptional regulator, with the protein MIDTEGGVGRGILVVEDDEQLQSALTYALSQHGYAVTVARDGYEGLERMEREAPWLVLTDLNLPGKGGMDFLREVRSQGYHMPVVVMTAYGGVDAAVEALKYGATDFLQKPFPLDRLEKLIDQLKDAQPVSGLEVLREQERCRREEPREGFLTRDPKVLNTISMLEMVAASPATILIQGESGTGKEVLARHVHRHSPRASQPFVAINCAALPEGLLESELFGYEKGAFTGALARRCGKFELAHQGTLLLDEIGEMSLGLQAKLLRVLQEREVDRLGSRQPVQVDVRVIATTNRNLAQEVQAGRFREDVYYRLSVMPFTIPPLRDRPEDVQLLAEYFANRSLRRNRRTLCEISEEAMSYLKRRPWRGNVRELENVIERGVLLAGNGPLLIEHFQFEEPVLSTNHASAPCGTIWEMERELILRTLERHDGNRTHAARTLGISIRTLRNKLREYRQLNGGLSLGI; encoded by the coding sequence ATGATCGATACCGAGGGTGGAGTGGGCCGGGGTATCCTGGTCGTTGAAGATGATGAACAGTTGCAATCGGCCTTGACTTACGCGTTGAGTCAGCACGGGTATGCCGTCACGGTTGCCAGAGATGGCTATGAGGGTTTGGAGCGGATGGAACGCGAGGCCCCATGGCTGGTGCTGACTGATCTGAATTTGCCGGGCAAAGGAGGGATGGATTTTTTACGGGAAGTCCGAAGCCAGGGTTACCATATGCCGGTGGTGGTTATGACCGCGTATGGTGGAGTGGATGCCGCAGTCGAGGCTCTTAAATACGGGGCAACCGATTTTCTGCAAAAGCCATTTCCCCTTGATCGTCTTGAAAAATTAATCGACCAGTTAAAAGATGCGCAGCCTGTGTCAGGGCTGGAGGTTCTGAGGGAACAGGAACGATGCCGCCGTGAAGAGCCGCGTGAAGGATTCCTGACCAGAGATCCGAAAGTGTTGAACACCATCAGCATGTTGGAGATGGTGGCGGCCAGCCCGGCGACCATTTTGATTCAAGGCGAAAGCGGAACGGGAAAGGAAGTCCTGGCCCGGCATGTCCATCGTCATAGTCCCCGGGCCTCTCAACCCTTTGTGGCGATCAATTGTGCCGCTCTGCCGGAAGGCCTCTTGGAAAGTGAATTATTTGGCTATGAAAAGGGGGCCTTTACCGGCGCGCTCGCGAGACGATGCGGCAAGTTTGAATTAGCTCACCAGGGAACATTGTTGTTGGATGAAATCGGGGAAATGAGTTTGGGATTACAGGCCAAATTACTCAGGGTCCTTCAAGAACGTGAAGTGGATCGCCTTGGCTCCAGACAGCCGGTGCAGGTGGATGTGCGGGTGATTGCCACGACAAACCGGAATCTGGCACAGGAAGTACAGGCCGGACGGTTTCGTGAGGATGTGTATTACCGGCTGAGTGTCATGCCGTTTACTATCCCCCCTCTGCGTGATCGTCCCGAGGACGTTCAATTATTGGCCGAATATTTTGCCAACCGGTCATTGCGGCGAAACCGGCGCACGCTGTGCGAGATCTCTGAAGAAGCGATGTCCTATTTGAAACGGCGTCCATGGCGAGGAAACGTACGCGAACTGGAAAATGTGATTGAGCGGGGCGTGCTATTAGCCGGCAATGGGCCATTACTGATTGAACATTTTCAGTTTGAGGAGCCCGTGTTGTCGACCAATCATGCCAGTGCGCCGTGTGGGACTATCTGGGAAATGGAACGGGAACTTATTTTGA
- a CDS encoding tetratricopeptide repeat protein — translation MPEILRKGQDALRAGQLLEARKMFATYLNEQEHGQFAEGTRWVLASLPDPLDEPGREKFQRIERLQAMKMNDPGSVYVPWAVCAMGNVYWEAGWFSEASGIFEDFLRSYPDHPLAGGVMVEAGLGYLSNKQYLEAALILRRVVEEPKWSGHRLKAALGLADATAMAKAWKQAYYWYRVVEAEKPELIRGSGTSSYQYGLTELAVGNPDMAISRFLLAVNLHPHEEPAGMALNQISEKLWKEGHEYLALYFADQARQRFPDQEPGRRGQAALTRWVVAFVTREHAKEDWVKVYHRFDDLEIYLSLSWDYVLETADMLSHALERDVADEGLLWMGQAYQALGEYADAVQAYARLIVVTPSDDRRQTGQDRLARLLQHQIRSFYDSKAWVPLLKFHADYQDAFQLVPLERERLFMVAQAYQQVKLPAEAWHWYGKLLKEYPDSPLREDIRLQQVVVAQEQENRSLVREAGASYLREFPHGQGRGRVETILALEALTDKRYEEAIQGFSSALQHVDGAVEQRYVLRNRARAYRALGRMESVVQDLRQVVSIQPTQVSDVLRLGDAMFDHGDYVEAQHQYDQALAFDAPPALHTWAKYRLAASLEYMGKSDEAATLLAEIRQLQTRSPELEHTIRSAATAVLDEMSSKETPPTRIPDAPIKS, via the coding sequence ATGCCGGAGATTCTTCGAAAGGGGCAGGATGCCTTGCGGGCGGGACAACTCTTGGAAGCCAGAAAGATGTTTGCCACCTATCTGAATGAGCAGGAACATGGGCAGTTTGCAGAAGGGACCCGTTGGGTTCTGGCCTCTCTTCCTGATCCCTTGGATGAACCCGGGAGAGAAAAATTTCAACGCATCGAACGTCTCCAAGCGATGAAAATGAATGATCCGGGGAGTGTGTATGTCCCATGGGCCGTGTGTGCCATGGGTAATGTGTATTGGGAGGCTGGATGGTTTTCAGAAGCCAGCGGAATATTCGAAGATTTTCTCCGGTCCTATCCCGATCATCCGTTAGCGGGTGGAGTCATGGTCGAAGCCGGGCTAGGGTATCTGAGCAATAAGCAATATTTGGAGGCGGCGCTGATTCTCAGACGAGTGGTGGAAGAACCCAAATGGAGTGGCCATCGCCTCAAGGCTGCATTAGGGTTGGCGGATGCTACGGCCATGGCGAAGGCTTGGAAGCAAGCGTATTACTGGTATCGGGTGGTCGAAGCCGAAAAGCCTGAACTCATTCGCGGGTCTGGAACTTCATCCTATCAGTATGGATTAACGGAACTTGCCGTTGGAAATCCCGACATGGCGATATCCAGATTTTTGCTGGCGGTGAATCTCCATCCGCATGAGGAGCCAGCCGGTATGGCTTTGAACCAGATATCAGAAAAGTTGTGGAAAGAAGGGCATGAATATCTAGCCTTGTATTTTGCCGATCAAGCCCGACAACGTTTTCCCGACCAGGAGCCCGGTCGACGGGGACAGGCCGCGCTCACCAGATGGGTCGTGGCGTTTGTCACCCGGGAGCACGCCAAGGAGGACTGGGTCAAGGTGTATCATCGGTTTGATGATTTGGAAATCTATCTCTCGCTCTCATGGGATTATGTACTGGAAACGGCCGATATGCTCAGTCATGCTCTGGAAAGGGATGTGGCTGATGAGGGCCTGTTGTGGATGGGGCAAGCCTATCAGGCGCTTGGCGAATACGCTGATGCGGTTCAAGCCTATGCCCGCCTCATTGTCGTAACCCCGTCCGATGACAGGCGTCAGACAGGGCAGGATCGACTCGCCCGCTTGTTACAGCATCAGATTCGTTCTTTCTATGATTCGAAAGCCTGGGTGCCGCTACTCAAGTTTCACGCCGATTATCAAGATGCGTTTCAGCTGGTGCCCTTGGAACGGGAGCGTCTCTTCATGGTGGCGCAAGCCTATCAACAAGTGAAACTTCCGGCTGAAGCCTGGCATTGGTATGGCAAACTCTTAAAGGAGTATCCCGACAGTCCGCTTCGGGAAGACATTCGTCTGCAGCAGGTGGTAGTTGCTCAAGAGCAGGAAAACCGATCCTTGGTGCGAGAGGCGGGGGCGTCCTATCTCCGGGAGTTTCCTCATGGCCAGGGACGAGGGCGGGTGGAGACCATTCTTGCCTTGGAAGCTCTCACGGACAAACGGTATGAAGAGGCGATACAAGGTTTCTCGTCGGCTCTCCAGCATGTAGACGGTGCAGTAGAACAACGCTATGTGCTCCGGAATCGGGCACGCGCCTATCGAGCGCTCGGGCGGATGGAGTCCGTGGTGCAAGACCTCCGCCAGGTGGTGTCCATTCAACCCACGCAGGTTTCCGATGTCCTCCGTTTGGGGGATGCCATGTTTGATCATGGGGACTATGTCGAAGCTCAACATCAGTACGATCAAGCCCTGGCCTTTGATGCGCCGCCGGCCTTGCACACCTGGGCCAAATATCGGTTAGCGGCTTCGCTTGAATACATGGGGAAGTCCGATGAAGCGGCCACACTGCTTGCTGAAATCCGTCAATTACAAACCCGTTCTCCCGAATTGGAACATACCATTCGTTCGGCCGCCACGGCGGTGTTGGATGAAATGTCCTCGAAAGAAACGCCACCAACCAGGATACCCGATGCCCCAATTAAATCCTAA
- a CDS encoding sigma-54-dependent Fis family transcriptional regulator, with amino-acid sequence MEAFDSAGSAIAKQVARILLVEDEVDVRESIKLQLEDEGHQVVDTESGGDALVLAESSQFDVVLTDVMIPDINGIELVQRITQLPNHPVMIVMTGYGSVEMAVKAIKAGAFDFLSKPFSMDVLSATLASAIRVKCLQDENVELKKTVRGQFSLGKLISSSQVMQEVFQLIDCVADTDSTVLILGESGTGKELIAQTIHCHSTRRQGSLIPVNCGAIPEALLESELFGHEKGAFTGAVASRVGRFELATGGTIFLDEIGDLSPPLQVKLLRVLQERTFERVGGTRTYKSDARVIAATNQDLESLVAAKQFREDLFYRLNVVPVLVPPLRHRVEDIPLLLQHFITMFNDRRKAELTGVADDAMSLLCEYPWPGNVRELGNIVERIAILKRRGLIVPEDLPEKIRRLPSSHLPTMPAAIPVAGMDLSRTVEEFENRLILEALERTNWVKSKAARLLQINRTTLIEKLKKKSLAEVVAQRATPSEDLADV; translated from the coding sequence ATGGAGGCATTCGATTCTGCTGGATCAGCTATCGCGAAACAGGTTGCCAGGATCCTGCTTGTTGAAGATGAAGTCGATGTGCGGGAGTCCATCAAGTTGCAGCTTGAGGATGAGGGACATCAGGTTGTAGACACGGAATCCGGCGGCGATGCCTTGGTGCTGGCCGAGTCCTCCCAGTTCGATGTTGTCCTGACCGACGTGATGATCCCCGACATTAACGGAATTGAGCTGGTTCAGCGCATTACGCAGCTTCCCAATCATCCGGTCATGATCGTCATGACGGGATATGGGTCGGTGGAGATGGCGGTGAAAGCGATTAAAGCCGGTGCCTTTGATTTTCTCTCTAAACCCTTTTCCATGGATGTGCTGAGTGCCACGCTTGCCAGTGCCATACGTGTTAAGTGTCTTCAGGACGAGAATGTCGAATTGAAAAAAACCGTCAGGGGCCAATTTAGTTTAGGAAAACTCATTAGCTCCAGTCAGGTGATGCAAGAAGTGTTTCAGCTGATCGATTGCGTGGCGGATACCGATAGTACCGTGCTGATTTTAGGAGAAAGTGGAACCGGCAAAGAATTAATTGCCCAAACCATTCATTGTCATAGCACGCGGCGCCAGGGAAGCTTGATTCCTGTCAATTGCGGAGCGATTCCCGAGGCGTTATTAGAAAGTGAATTGTTCGGTCATGAGAAAGGTGCCTTTACCGGAGCGGTCGCATCACGAGTCGGACGATTTGAGTTGGCGACCGGGGGAACCATTTTCCTTGATGAAATCGGTGATCTGAGTCCTCCCCTCCAAGTCAAACTTCTTCGTGTCTTACAGGAGCGAACGTTTGAACGGGTAGGAGGTACTCGAACATATAAGTCGGATGCTCGTGTCATTGCCGCCACAAATCAGGACCTTGAATCCCTGGTGGCTGCGAAACAATTTCGGGAAGATTTATTTTATCGGTTAAATGTGGTGCCGGTTCTTGTCCCTCCTCTCCGGCATCGGGTCGAAGATATCCCCCTCTTACTTCAGCATTTCATCACAATGTTCAATGATCGCCGAAAAGCGGAGCTCACCGGGGTGGCTGATGATGCCATGAGTCTCTTATGTGAATATCCCTGGCCGGGAAATGTTCGGGAACTTGGAAATATCGTTGAACGGATTGCGATCTTGAAACGGCGGGGGCTGATCGTCCCGGAAGATTTACCGGAAAAAATCCGGCGATTACCCTCCTCTCATCTCCCAACCATGCCCGCGGCAATTCCTGTGGCCGGGATGGATCTCTCGAGGACGGTTGAGGAGTTTGAAAACCGGTTGATTCTTGAAGCGCTCGAGCGAACGAATTGGGTCAAAAGTAAAGCGGCTCGTCTCTTGCAAATCAATCGCACCACCCTCATTGAAAAGTTAAAAAAGAAATCCCTGGCCGAAGTGGTGGCACAACGTGCCACCCCATCCGAAGATCTGGCTGACGTGTAA